A genome region from Gadus chalcogrammus isolate NIFS_2021 chromosome 7, NIFS_Gcha_1.0, whole genome shotgun sequence includes the following:
- the LOC130386388 gene encoding putative nuclease HARBI1, whose translation MAARRNVLETMEDCELIKRYRLNREGIKIVVELVRDAITSPTNRNNPISPEIKCLATLRYLATGKMQLCNADDLGISQPSVSRAINQTINALSRPHIIQQFIRFPLDIQHLHRIKANFMAIAGMPALPGVVGVIDGTHIKIIAPSNDEDAFVNRKKVHSINTQVVFDANFNILDVVAKWPGATHDSRILTESGLRQLFERHHVPVGCHLLGDSGYPCKTWLLTPYLNPQPGAQLTYNIAHKHTRNVVERGIGQMKRRFHVLHGEIRLTPERASTVITVCAILHNLCKRRNIPQPEDDDDDEEDDDDDGDQHDEEFGRVEPSGLAFRDHFVNTHFR comes from the exons ATggctgcgagacgaaatgtgtTGGAGACAATGGAAGACTGTGAGTTGATAAAGAGATATAGGCTTAATCGTGAGGGCATTAAAATTGTTGTGGAGTTAGTGcgggatgcaataacatccccgactaacagaaACAATCcaattagtcccgaaataaaatgtttggcaacGCTGCGctatttagcaacagggaaaatgcaactttgcaatgccgacgatttaggaatatcgcaaccatcagtcagccgtgccataaaccaaACCATCAACGCGCTCTCTAGACCACATATAATCCAACAGTTTATCcggtttcctttggacattcaacatttacacaggatcaaagccaacttcatggcaattgcaggtatgcccgccttgcccggtgtggtcggtgttattgacgggacgcacataaaaataatcgcGCCATCAAATGACGAGGACGCGTTCGTCAATAGAAAGAaggtgcattccatcaacacccaggttgtttttgatgcaaattttaacatactggatgttgttgccaagtggcctggagctacccatgattcgcgcattttaacggagagcggtctgaggcagctttttgagaggcaccatgtaccagttgggtgtcacttgctgggtgacagtggctatccctgcaagacgtggctcttgacaccctacctcaatccacaaccgggagcacagttaacgtataacat agcacacaaacatacacgaaatgttgtggagagaggaattgggcagatgaaacgtcggtttcatgtcctccacggcgaaattcgcctcaccccagagagggcaagcacagtaatcactgtatgtgccattctccacaacctctgcaagcggaggaacattccacagccagaagatgatgacgacgatgaagaggacgatgatgatgatggcgatcaacatgacgaggaatttggccgtgtggaaccgagtggactggcatttagggatcactttgtgaatacacattttaggtaa